From a single Lolium rigidum isolate FL_2022 chromosome 7, APGP_CSIRO_Lrig_0.1, whole genome shotgun sequence genomic region:
- the LOC124676335 gene encoding COP9 signalosome complex subunit 8-like, which yields MDLSTVNAALAAKSYPDLAPICDDLFLQVASQGAATDGWPYAVHLLAHLYLNDLNSARFLWKTVPQEVKDAHPELAAVWKIGQCLWNRDYAGVYTNALGFEWGPEIADFVAAFVESYRKRIFELLTSAYSTISVADVAHFMGMSEEDATNYAVQNGWSLDAAAKMLTVTKQKPQTNQKLDASKLQRLTECVFHLEH from the exons ATGGATCTCTCCACCGTGAACGCGGCGCTCGCCGCCAAGTCCTACCCCGACCTCGCCCCCATCTGCGACGACCTCTTCCTCCAG GTCGCGTCCCAGGGCGCCGCCACCGACGGCTGGCCCTACGCCGTCCACCTACTCGCCCACCTCTACCTCAACGACCT GAACAGCGCGAGGTTTCTGTGGAAGACGGTGCCTCAGGAGGTGAAGGACGCGCATCCGGAGCTTGCCGCCGTCTGGAAGATTGGCCAGTGCCTCTGGAACCGCGACTACGCCGGCGTCTACACGAACGCACTGGGGTTCGAGTGGGGCCCTGAGATCGCTGATTTTGTGGCCGCCTTCGTAG AAAGCTACAGAAAGAGGATATTCGAGCTGTTGACTTCTGCATATTCCACAATCAGCGTTGCAGATGTGGCTCACTTCATGGGGATGAGCGAGGAGGATGCTACTAACT ATGCCGTGCAAAATGGTTGGAGTCTGGATGCGGCAGCCAAGATGCTTACCGTCACAAAACAAAAGCCGCAGACAAACCAGAAGCTCGATGCAAGCAAACTGCAGCGTTTAACTGAATGTGTTTTCCACCTGGAGCACTGA